In Entelurus aequoreus isolate RoL-2023_Sb linkage group LG12, RoL_Eaeq_v1.1, whole genome shotgun sequence, the DNA window acatttttagagtataataagtctcttattccttttaataacattgttattctgaagctaaccaataataaataaaatacttcttaccattaatgcgacttcttgaacaggtgcggtagaaaacggatgggtgGATAAAAATGCATTAGAAGGttttacattttgacactgtgattaccagcggaattattaatTACTTATAGTGTTAAgaaatgtcagctaagatttatctgagagccagatgcagtcatcaaaagagccacatctggctcgagagccataggttccctacccctgatctagatcatagtgtgagagtccaatccatagtggatctaacataatagtgtgagagtccagtccatagtggggccagttggagatcgtcttgggtggagacaagttagcagcgcagagacgtccccaactcgTGGAGAGGGGGTcaaagcagaaaagagacggcagatcaacttgtcGGCGGATCTAtttagtgtgaagtgaagtgaattatatttatatagcgctttttctctagtgactcaaagcgctttacatagtgaaacccaatatctaagttacatttaaaccagtgtgggtggcactgggagcaggtgggtaaagtggctTTCCCacagacacaacggcagtgactaagatggcggaagcggggatcgaacctggaaccctcaagttgctggcacggccactctaccaaacgagccataccgcccctattattatttaaaggctagagtatacaaatgagttttaagatgagacttaaatgcttctattgagGGGATTCCACAGTACTGGAGCCCTTTGCTTGCTAGAGCTCCTTcatgaaaacacaaccaaaaaatgAACACCTTTTTTATACTCTACAGTTAAATTGTCTTGAGCATTTATAAAATACTGTCATTCTTAAGGTTTGATCAACTACATTCAAATTAGAGAGTTGATCATTTATTTCTCTAAttttatttgcataatttgctctCGGTGTGAATATTtaagccattaaaggcctactgaaacccactactaccgaccatgcagtctgatagtttatatatcaatgatgaaatcttaacattgcaacacatgttagATTagcaaagtgcaattttaaatttcccgcgtaatatcctgctgaaaacgtctcggtatgatgacgtatgcgcgtgacgtcacggattgtagcggacattttgggacaccattgtggccagctattaagttgtcttttttcgtcgcaaaattccacagtattctggacatctgtgttggtgaatcttttgcaatttgtttaatgaacaatgaagacagcaaagaagaaagctgtaggtgggaagcggtgtattagcagccggctgcagcaacacaaacacgtagagaactgggacaacagagactcttaccaggaggactttgagttagatacgcgctaccgtgagtacgcagctgcggcttccaaacatttgatcgcttacccgctatgtgcatgtcacgtacgtgactttggggaaatatatgtgctgtatgaactttgcggaagtgaacggtactttgggctgtgggattgagtgtgttgtgcgggtgtttgatttgtattggtgggttatatggacgggaggggggaggtgtttgttatgcaggattaatttgtggcatattaaatataagcctggttgtgttgtggctaatagagtatatatatgtcttgtgtttatttactgttttagtcattcccagctgtcccatccgcctctcacagcatcttccctatctgaatcgcttccactgccctctagtccttcactctcactttcctcatccacgaatctttcatcctcgctcaaattaatggggtaatcgtcactttctcggtccgaatcgctctcgctgttggtggccatgattgtaaacaatgtgcagatgtgaggagctccacaacctgtgacgtcacgctacttccggtacaggcaaggcttttttatcagcgaccaaaagttgcgaactttatcgtcgatgttctctactaaatcctttcagcaaacatatggcaatatcgcgaaatgatcaagtatgacacatagaatggacctgctatccccgtttaaataagaaaatctcatttcagtaggcctttaaaatgtaatcAGTAATATGTCATTGCAGTTCAAGTTTGTGTAAAACTGAGTTATTATGGTTTCATGTATTCCTTTCTACCTGAGAGCGTGCCCCGCCCTCACTCATACGTGCTGACGTCATCGCGAGCAAAGGAACCACGCGCGGGGTGAAGTGAGGTGTCACGCCGAAGACCACGAAGCCAGCACAGGTAAAAGCAAGCCCACCTGCGGATACTAAATGTTTGTGTTCGGGCGGAGAAGCCAAAAGTAGGTGTCGTTGTTTAAGCGTGACGTGACGTGGTACGAAAGCTGGCATTGTATAAGACGTACTGGGCGAGGCTGTTTCCTTTTCAGTCACggtgtttcgttttttttaatttttatttttttttaatacataatgATTATTTTCCCACTGTTTACTATAGTGTAAgtacgttttttattttttattttttttaaacagaccaGTTGAAGCTATTATTATAACATGTGATACAAGTGTGTACAAACATCCCCCGACAAAGTCAACacaatcattattaatattattattattattgttattattattgaggGTGAACATTGACGTTCATGAACCTCAAACGTTGGATTTGTAATGTCTGCCAAACTGGATTTGCTGGAAATCAGCAGCTTCCGTCTTTGTAAAATCAGATCAGAGGTGGCCAAATATGTTTCTGTGTGTAAACAACTCATCATTCtgcaaatattttattataactTTCAATGGGACCAGAATTGGGAAATGACACAGACTCTGATGCAACgttaaagtagtcagtgtacagcttgtataaaagtgtaaatcaggggtcctcaaactattttttttctacACTAAAGCtcatctatttcttcttcttcttctgcttctccagattttgcttaaatcaataacagagcagcatctcctcatccggaaacaacaacaacgccggaaatgtgtcccgttaaaaaccgtccgaccggaactctctaataactaaagttcctttggtgaataatgtaaactcactacactacatgttttagtgctttcatggcgagtttactgaccgatataagtaagaactttacactactttatattagaaatggcaacagcggaggatgaatgtcccataacaagaagatagagaaaaagaagaagcttatcgactacggtgtcggcgcggactacaaaggcggaatttttcaggatttatgcagaacccaaatacagatcagcaggtgcgGTGCGgcgtcgtagcttaccaaagttgtactaaaacattttgataagatttttgagcgccgtgtgtaatgttctatattttcaatggtacatttaaaatgttggtgttgtttacttgagacacatcatattgcagcctacacttatctcttatgtgtgactgccatctactggtcacacttatcattacaccacgtaccaaataaaatagcttcgaggcgggtaagctcaaccaaacgtattccttacattaggtgcaccgggttatgaggcgcactgtcgggttttgagggaaaaagatgattttaagtgcgccttatagtccggaaaatacggtactttgcttCGTTACATTATATAACCAAAAAGCTAGTTTTATTGAGATATCTTAGTTTGGTTTTTACGTTCAATAACTACTGTATATCAAATGCGTTGTCTACGTGTGCCTTGtgattggctggcgaccagtcCAGGCACcttagctgggatagactccagctatGACCACATGTATCATACTGTATTCATCTATGTTGCAGGTGCAGTCATCATGTCCAACACAGGCCCCATGCGCTTCATCCTCAATGCCCCCCAACCCTCCACGCCAGTCCTAGGTGAGACCCCCTCAGCTTCTGCCTGGTTACTAATGAAGCTCACATCATCTCATTTACGCTGCAGTGGGCGTAAAAGTGCTGCTGTGCATCGTCCCCATCGCTCAGATCGCCGTAGGTGAGCGACGCCACGCCTGAATTACCTCAAAGTGAACTTCAATGAAGTGTTGTGATGGTGCCAACAGGTGCAGCGCACCTGGACGATTGCCCCCGCCAGCACCTCATCCCCGTCTACCTGATCATCGCCGGTCTCTTCTTTGCAATGCTAGTGCTGATGGTTTGCCTGCCCTGTGCACGGCAGCCGGAAAACAAGCCACCGAACCCCCTGTGCCTATTCTGCCTGGGCTGGACGGCGCTCACGGCCTTGTTCCTCGTCGCCTGGTTCATCGCCGGTGAGTGACTCGCCCTTCGGGACCTTTTCGCCGTCTTTCGAGGCTTACTTGGACATTACTTCTGCAGGTAACGTGTGGATCTACTCCATTTACGAGCCCAACTACTACAAGAACGTGACAAGTCCGGAGCCCTACTGCGACAAGACGCTCTACCTGTTCGCCTTCTGGACCACAACGCTGGTCTACATCCTGGTCATTCTGGGGGTGGGGATCGGCTTTCTCGTCCTGTTCTGTCTTTACTTGTGTGGCCACGCGGACCCTGATGACGACTACATCTAGAAAGACCTTCCACCAAACGCGTGGGCTGCCTGGGCATCGTGACATCATGGTCGCTGTATGAACTCCTTAAGCCGAAGCATTAATGGCAGCCGCTTGCTAGCTTTTGCCATACATGTATcgacatgaaaatgtcatattatGACCAATATCAGTTATTATTATCAGAGTATTGTTTATTGTACTcatatacacactgaaatcttttaaccaaaaaaatacatactgtacatctgtcttgtattcatgttaacatttaagcTTTTCCAGGAAATGACTAAATCACTGAGTTTTTTAAAGgccactgaaatgaatttgttttatttaaacggggatagcagatacattctatgtgtcatacttgatcatttcgcgatattgccatatttttgctgaaaggatttagtatagaacaacgacgataaagttcgcaacttttggtctctgataaaaaaaagccttgcccctaccggaagtagcgtgacatagtcagttgttcgcgtcctcatattttcctattgttttcaacgcagctagagcgattctgaccgagaaagcgacgattaccccattaatttgagcgaggatgaaagatttgtggatgaggaacgttagagtgatggactagaatgcagtgcaaaacatatcttttttcgctctgaccgtaacttaggtacaagctgggtcattggattccacactctcttctttttctattgtggatcacggatttgtatttcaaaccacctcggatattgtatcctcttgaaaatgagagtcgagaacgcgaaatggacatgcacagtgacttttatctccacgacaatacatcggcgaagctctttagctactgagctaacgtgatagcatctggctcaaatgcagatagaaacaaaataaataaacccctgactggaaggatagacagaagatcaacaatactattaaaccatgtacatgtaactacaaggttaatcattctcagcctggcaaagcttaacaatgctgttgctaacgacgctgaagctaacttagcaaccggacctcacagagctatgataaaacattagtgctccacctacgccagccagccctcatctgctcatcaacacccgtgctcacctgcgttccagtgatcgacggcgcgacgaaggacttcacccgatcacagatgcggttggcggctagcgttggttagcgcgtctgctatccaagtaagtcctccttgttgtgttgctacagccagccgctaatacaccgatcccacctacaaatttcttctttgcagtctccattgttcattaaacaaattgcaaaagattcaccaacacagatgtccagaatactgtggaattttgagatgaaaacagagctttttgtattggcttcaatgggctaccgatactcctgtttcactggctacgtcacgcgcatacgtcatcatccaaaggcgttttcaaccggaagtttagcgggaaatttaaaattgcactttataagttaacccggccgtattggcatgtgttgcaatgttaagatttcatcattgatatataaactatcagactgtgtggtcggtagtagtgggtttcagtaggcctttaaagtgtg includes these proteins:
- the LOC133662858 gene encoding transmembrane protein 272-like; amino-acid sequence: MSNTGPMRFILNAPQPSTPVLVGVKVLLCIVPIAQIAVGAAHLDDCPRQHLIPVYLIIAGLFFAMLVLMVCLPCARQPENKPPNPLCLFCLGWTALTALFLVAWFIAGNVWIYSIYEPNYYKNVTSPEPYCDKTLYLFAFWTTTLVYILVILGVGIGFLVLFCLYLCGHADPDDDYI